The nucleotide window TGCCGTCGTGGCGGGCCCAGGCCACGGACTGCCCCTTGCGGATGGTCCCGTTGTGGATGCGCAGCAGGGCCAGGCGCCCCAGGAAGGGGGAGGCGTCGAGGTTGGTCACGTGAGCCTGGAGGGGGGCGCCCTCGTCGTAGGAGGGCCCGGGGATGCGCTCGATGATGGTGCGGAAGAGCGGCTCGAGGTCGTCGTTGTCCGGCAGGGCGCCGTCGGCGGGGGCGGTGGTGCCGGCGCGGCGGGCCTTGGCCGAGGCGTAGATGACGGGCACGTCCAGGACGGCGTCGAGGTCGATGTCGGGGTGCTCGTCGGCCAGGTCGCTGGCCAGGGACAGCAGCAGGTCGGTGGACTCCGAGACCACCTCGGCCAGGCGGGAGTCGGGGCGGTCGACCTTGTTGACCACCAGGATGACCGGCAGGTTGGCGGCCAGGGCCTTGCGCAGCACGAAGCGGGTCTGGGGCAGGGGCCCCTCGGAGGCGTCCACGAGCAGGACGACGCCGTCGACCATGGACAGGCCCCGCTCGACCTCCCCGCCGAAGTCCGCGTGGCCGGGGGTGTCGATGACGTTGATGGTGATGCCCTCGGGGCAGCCGGCGTCCGCCGCGGCGGGACCGGCGTAGTGGACGGCCGTGTTCTTGGCCAGGATGGTGATGCCCTTCTCCCGCTCCAGCTCCCCGGAGTCCATGACGCGCTCGCCGGTGGACTCGGTGGTGGCGCGGGCCCCGAAGGCGCCGGCCTCCCAGAGCATGGCGTCCACGAGGGTGGTCTTGCCGTGGTCGACGTGGGCGACGATGGCGACATTGCGCAGGTCCTGGCGCAGGCTCATACGGGGTTCTTCCTCAGGTCAAGCGGCCCCGGGTCCGGCGCGCCTGTGCGGCGACCGCACCGATGGGCGGGAAACAGGGCAAGGCTAGGCGACGGCGGGCCTGACCTGCCATGGTCAGGCCTACACCCGTGCTGTGCCGCTCGCCACGGGGCCGGCGGCCCACCCGGCCCCGCTGCACATCTTCGGCACCCAACGGCAGGACTGCGCTGAGGCGAACCGCGGAGTCATGCGGATCCACCAGGCGGTCGATTCTTGAAGATGTGCAGCAGGGGTTGGGGTTACAGCAGGATAGCCAGGGCCAGGAGGAGGGCCGTCAGGCCGGTGCCCACGACGACGCCCCAGTTGGTGCGCGCCAGCGGCGCGCCCTGCTGCGGGGGGTCCGCCTCCGGCCGGACGGCCCGCCCTGCCGGCTCCGGATGCTGGCGGCCCCGGGGCCGGGCCTGGCCGCTGCGGCCCGCGCCTGGGGAGTCCTGGGAGGCCAGGGCCAGGGCCTGCTCCCGGTAGAGCTCGATGAGGTCCATCGCCCCGGCCGCGTCGAGCTGGACGCGGTGGGTGCCCTGTCCCGGGGTGATCAGCTCCTCGCGCGCCACCGGCCCCCCGCGCACTCGGGAGCGGCTGGCCAGCGCCCCCGCTGTCGATCCCCGGCCGCGCCCGGCGGAGTCCCGATCCGCCTGCTGCTCGCGCTGCTCGGCGTGGTAGCGCAGCCCCGCGGCCAGGCCTCCTTCCCGGGGGGCCGCCGCGGCGCGCACGCGCCTGCCGTCATCCAGGACGATCTCCACCCCCCAGCGCCCCGCGCAGCGCTCGATCCGCGCCCAGGGCAGCACCCAGGTGCGCCAGGCGTTGCGGACGGTGAGGCCATGAGTCTCCAGGCGCAGCTCGGGCATCCACCACAGCACGATGGCCGCGCCGGTGAGCAGGGCGCCCCAGGCGGTCACCTGCACCGCCATCCGGCCGCCACCAGGGCCTCCCGGACCGCTCGGGCTGCCGGGAATGAGCACGACGGCGATGACGAGCGCGCACAGGGCGGCCACCAGGAGGGTCGCGGCGCGGGCGGTCCAGGAGCGGATGACGACGGTGGGCACCGCCCCATCATGCCCCAGGAGTGCCAGCCCCCTGAATGCCGGCCCCCTCCTCCGAGGAGCCGGGGCCCTCACCCGCATACGGCGGCCCCCTGGGCCGCACGGCGATGAGGCGCAGGGGGCATGAGCCGTGAAGAGGTGGGCTCCCGGACCCACCGCTGACGGGTGGGGCCGGGAGCCCGCCGGTGGCCCTGGCCGGTCGGCTGCCAGAGCCTCCGGCCCGGCCGGTGTCAGCCGATCACTCGGCGACGTAGCCGATGCGCTCGGGGCGGTAGGAGGCCAGGCCCTGGGCGCCGAAGTTCGCCAGGCGCTTGGGCACGGCGGTGAACTCGCGGCGCTCGTACATGGGGAAGTTGAGCACGTGCTCCCAGACGAGCTCGTCGACCTGATTGGTCAGCTCCACGCGCTTGGCGTTGTCCGTCTCGACGTCGATCTTGGCGATGAGATCGTCGATCTCGGGAACGGACTGGCCGGAGTAGTTCGAGCCACTGCCCGTGCCGTAGATCTGGCCGACATTGGCCATGGGGTACTGGGTCTTCTGCCAGGTGAAGGCGGTCATCTCGTAGTTGCCGACCTGGACGTACTCGGTGAAGTACTTGTCGCTCTCGACCGAGTTGAGGCTCAGGGAGATGCCGACCTCCTTGAGCTGGGACTGCAGGAGGGTCCCCTCGTTGGCCGAGGCGGAGGCGCCCTGCGGGTAGGTGAAGACGATCTCCAGCTTCTTGCCGTCCTTCTCGCGCACCTCCCCGCCCTCGGGCAGCATCCAGCCGGCCTCGTCGAGGAGCTTCTTGGCGGCCTCGACGTCGTAGGACCAGGGCCCGGAGTTGTCCTTGTAGCCCTCCTGGCTGGGCATGAAGAAGCGGTTGCCCAGCATGACCTCGGAGATGTCCTCCACCGGCAGGCCCGCCAGGTCGGACTTGGCGATGGCCTCGCGGTCGCAGGCGCGCATGATGGCCTGGCGGACCTTCTCCTCGGACAGGGGTCCACTGGCGGCGTTGATGGTGAAGTGGCGCCACTGGAGCCCTCCCGCCTGGCGCACCTCGGCGTCGGAGCGGCCCGAGGCCTGGGAGTAGGCGTCGGCGTTAATGATGTACTGGATGACGTCGATCTCACTATTGGCGAAGGAGGTGGCCACGGCGGAGTCGTCGAGGACCCTGAAGGTCACCTTGTCCAGCTTGGGGGCCTCCCCCCACCACTTGTCATTGGGGGTGAGGGTGACCACCTCCTGGGTGGCGTCCCAGGACTCGATCTTGAAGGGGCCGGAGAAGAAGTCGTTGTTGAAGTCCTTCTCCATGGAGGTGTTGAAGGTCTCGGCGTCCTTCATGAGCTCCACTGGGGCGCAGCTGGCGAGGACAGCAGTCCAGTCGGGATAGGGGGACTCGAAGATCACCTTGAACTTCGTGTCGGACTCCTTCTCCACCTTCTCCACCTTCTCAATGCCGTCGGTGGAGGCCCAGGAGTAGTCCTCGCTCTTGGCGGCGGCATAGAAGGCCTCGAAGTCCTCGGGGGAGATCGGCTTGCCCGAGCCCCACACAGCCTTGGGGTTGAGCTCGATACTCACCACCGTCTTGCCGTCGACCTCCTCGGCCTCGGCCGAGGCCAGGAAGTCGGGGTTGGGGGTGGCCACGCCCTTGTCGTCATAGTCGAAGAAGTAGGGGAAGACGAAGTTGTAGATATTGCGCAGATCCACGCCGTTGCCCGCCACCGTATTGGCATTCCAGTTGGCGATGGGCGCCGTGATGGCGAACTTCAGCTCCCCGCCCTGCTCGATCTTGTCCGGCTCGACGGCGTTGATGCCCTCAGCGCCCCCGGAGCCCGAGGAGCCGTCCGTCTTGGAGCAGGCGGCCAGGGCGAGGAGGGCGGCAGTGGAGGCACTGCCAGCCAGGAACATGCGGCGGTTGATCTTCATAGGGATCTCCGTTCATCAATCGTTGATGCTGTCCCGGGCGGGTGGGTTACCTGCCCCAGGGGATGAGGTAGTGAATCATACAATTGTTTCCATAGTGATCACGCTGCGCTCAGATAGTGATCAGTGGCGGGTCGGGCCGGTTCTGGACTGCTCCTGACCCCCACCCGCTCGACTCCTCCTCCCGGGTCGGGCAGGAGGGAGCCGACTCCCCGGTCCTGGCCACCCATTCGGCCTGGGGTGCCAGGACCGGAGCGGGGCTCAGAACACCGCCTGGTGCTCGGGGAAGTAGCAGGCGGCCTCATGGTCCGGCCCCATGGAGTGGTGCTCGGGCATCGCCTCCAGGCACTGGGCCTGCTGGGACTCGTTGAGCAGGGAGAACTTGGGGCAGCGGGTGCGGAAGCGGCAGCCGCTGGGCGGATTGGCCGGACTGGGCAGGTCCCCCTCCAGGATGATCCGCTCACGCCCGCGCTCCTTGGCCGGGTCGGGGATGGGGATCGCCGAGAGCAGCGCCTGGGTGTAGGGGTGGGCCGGGGCCTCGAAGACGGAGTCGACGTCGCCGATCTCCACGATCTTGCCCAGGTACATCACCGCCACCCGGTCGGCGATATGCCGCACCACGGACAGGTCGTGGGCCACGAAGAGGTAGCTCAGCTTCTGGGTGGCGCGCAGCTCATCGAGCAGGTTGATGACACCGGCCTGGATCGAGACGTCCAGGGCCGAGACCGGCTCATCGAGCACCAGCAGCCTCGGCTCCAGGGCCAGGGCGCGGGCGATGCCGATGCGCTGGCGCTGGCCGCCGGAGAAGTTGCGCGGGTAGCGGTTGGCGTGGCTGGGCTCCAGGCCCACCAGGCTCATGAGCTCCTCGATGCGCCCCGGGATGTCCGCCT belongs to Actinomyces capricornis and includes:
- a CDS encoding ABC transporter family substrate-binding protein, with the translated sequence MKINRRMFLAGSASTAALLALAACSKTDGSSGSGGAEGINAVEPDKIEQGGELKFAITAPIANWNANTVAGNGVDLRNIYNFVFPYFFDYDDKGVATPNPDFLASAEAEEVDGKTVVSIELNPKAVWGSGKPISPEDFEAFYAAAKSEDYSWASTDGIEKVEKVEKESDTKFKVIFESPYPDWTAVLASCAPVELMKDAETFNTSMEKDFNNDFFSGPFKIESWDATQEVVTLTPNDKWWGEAPKLDKVTFRVLDDSAVATSFANSEIDVIQYIINADAYSQASGRSDAEVRQAGGLQWRHFTINAASGPLSEEKVRQAIMRACDREAIAKSDLAGLPVEDISEVMLGNRFFMPSQEGYKDNSGPWSYDVEAAKKLLDEAGWMLPEGGEVREKDGKKLEIVFTYPQGASASANEGTLLQSQLKEVGISLSLNSVESDKYFTEYVQVGNYEMTAFTWQKTQYPMANVGQIYGTGSGSNYSGQSVPEIDDLIAKIDVETDNAKRVELTNQVDELVWEHVLNFPMYERREFTAVPKRLANFGAQGLASYRPERIGYVAE